The Girardinichthys multiradiatus isolate DD_20200921_A chromosome Y, DD_fGirMul_XY1, whole genome shotgun sequence genome has a window encoding:
- the LOC124864889 gene encoding GTPase IMAP family member 4-like, with the protein MILGRPAFWVELSPSSKTTRCRRQTGVVGSRSVSVIDTPGFFHTDLSPQDVMAEVGQSVSLYSPGPHVFLVTLQLGRYTQEREALEWMKAMFGPEVSRFTMVLFTWGDQLQGKCVESFLEESPELSEFVSSCHGGYHVFDNSRQEEMSGHSEQVMQLLKKIDEIVSNNQGDCYSNVMRQKERRTQQTWREQGRRKRAERLFWCELMAALGRGAAEGAGIMGKDKSKPVKKAKVVEKAMGLAVSPFFIKSAAKVLEGAVKEGSKLPSPAWPVDQTIWECILLDNHEG; encoded by the exons ATGATCCTGGGTAGACCAGCCTTCTGGGTCGAGTTGTCCCCCTCCTCTAAAACCACAAGGTGCAGGAGACAGACCGGGGTAGTAGGCAGTCGAAGTGTCTCAGTAATCGACACCCCGGGGTTCTTCCATACAGACCTGTCCCCACAGGATGTCATGGCAGAGGTGGGTCAGAGTGTCAGTTTGTACTCTCCTGGACCCCATGTGTTTTTGGTGACCCTACAGCTTGGCAGGTACACGCAGGAGAGAGAGGCCTTGGAGTGGATGAAGGCGATGTTTGGGCCAGAGGTATCCAGGTTTACCATGGTCCTGTTCACCTGGGGGGACCAGCTGCAAGGCAAATGTGTCGAGTCCTTCCTGGAAGAGAGTCCAGAACTGTCTGAGTTTGTCAGCAGCTGCCATGGGGGGTATCATGTCTTTGACAACAGCAGGCAGGAAGAAATGTCAGGGCACTCCGAGCAAGTCATGCAACTTCTGAAGAAGATTGACGAGATTGTTTCAAACAACCAAGGCGACTGCTACAGCAATGTGAT GAGGCAGAAGGAGaggagaacacagcagacatggaGAGAACAAGGAAGGAGGAAGAGAGCTGAGAGGCTTTTTTGGTGCGAGCTCATGGCTGCACTGGGCAGAGGCGCTGCGGAGGGGGCGGGCATCATGGGCAAGGATAAAAGCAAACCAGTTAAGAAGGCGAAAGTGGTGGAAAAGGCGATGGGTCTGGCGGTTTCACCTTTCTTCATAAAATCAGCTGCAAAAGTGCTGGAAGGAGCAGTGAAAGAAGGAAGCAAG